The Argiope bruennichi chromosome 5, qqArgBrue1.1, whole genome shotgun sequence genome segment TGagtatatttcaagaatatttgcaGTTTCATCagattataaaatgcaataaaactttAGAAGTACTTAAGTCATGAAACTGGTTAATAATCGGCTGTTATAATTTGAGATAATGGAATCAGTTCAGTAGGTACAGCATAAAATATAGGAAACCAATTAATATTACATggaatagaagaataaaaaatttatgaaaagaattaaaaaaataccttaattCTTATGGATGATTATATCAggttgaaatatttcataacacaTATCGCAACATTTTGATATTCCATCAATCAAAAACAAAGATATGTCTGTAAAATTGGAAATctattgaaatataatgtttttaaaatgtaaaattatttacaagaaattatattatgtaattgtagaatatttaatatgtacaaaatattaGTAACAAATTCTTTACAATTGTGTTTTAGAGAAATGATAGAAAACTCAAAACGATTTGTCCTCCAAAGTCAATTGATTTTTTGTCGATGAAGTTGTGGTTTTATAGTATTCCAAAAAGAACAATGAAGCAATTTTTGCTACAAGATAACAAAAAATGATTCTGAACTTCTAATATTATCATTAGTTACATATGGTCTGTAATACTTATAAAAACTCTCCTTTTATTCATAACACAGACACAACATTTTTGGATAATGTACAATGAAGATGTagcttgttaattttaaaatatttaactgtttcTCAATTGAAGTTTTGTCTGTATCATATTAATATATCCATCTACtcattttgaatgaattgtaatgaatatcttgattaattttaataaaaagtcacagtttaataaaagtaaaattttaataaagactgatcacttaaaattttttaatatattaaattttaatttgttaaaggattgattttttttggcaataaaaataGGACTAAAGAACAGCAGAACAAATATTTCTACTGTATTACAGGCTACACTTTTGGATGTATTTCCCTTAATATAGAGTAGTAAAACATTTTCACAAGAAATACACATCATTATAGATctggaaacaaattttataagaacTAATTGCATTAATACTAGACAAAGAGAATATCTGggcaattaaaaacaaataaaataactttgaataatgtaaacatttgtcacaaaaatttaattatttattagattaagcCCAATTTTGCAGTGATATAACAAATGGAAGGATCTACTggatttaaaatatgattgaggtagaactgcatttaaaatatgattatgtgATGAGGAAAAGTTCCAAAAAAAGTCacttaattctataaatttccaTTCCATATATATGCATAGAAAATTTACTTCATAATGAAATTTCTGTGAATGAACTTTAGGATACtacacagaataataaaaaataaaaagagatgaagtaatttaattacaaaatgtacaTAATGTATAAAAACAACTATGAAAACATTAATCATGTTTGGACAGGTATTGTATTTGATATTGCTTTGGGCAGCATCATTTCTTCTTCATCTTCTTGCGAGTATGTGGAAACTAAGATAGTCTGAATGACAGCCTGAATTTCTTCCATTTCTTGCATGTATAAGACTTGGTTGTCCACTGCATCCTGCAGAACCTGAAACATCTTCCTCGTTTCTGGATCATTAAATTTAGGGCCATACAATTCTGCaattaaaagaattgtaaaacattttactAGAAATAATGAAAGCAGTAATGCATATTTATGCAGTTTTCAAATAACAGACAATATTAAAAATGGGAGAATGTagtttatataaaagtaaagatGAAAGGTATCTATTAGTTATcaattttaatccataaaatagTAATAAGAGAAATTCTTATGacgcaaataaaatttaaaaaaaattaaagctctaCAGGGTGCATAGTGAGAAATGcgaaaattaagtaattttaaacactttttaattacctttgccaaaaaaaattaagcacatttGTACATGTACGCATATGTAAACCCGTGTATTGTCTAAGCCTaggttatttgttttataataatgcatagttttgttgaaaaaaaaaatctaaaaattatttttaaatgtttattttttaaattttaatatttatttcaatatttacataatatttaaacaacGTTTTAACCAGACAatctgtatttcattttaaaatatgcaactaaTAAGATTCGACATAGATGggataaaaagtgtaaatttcctcTTGCACTAACccgatacttttaaaaattttaattgcaaatggaTTTTCCTCAGGGTCAAATGCTGCATCCTTGAGGCTTTTGGAATGGAATGATTTCTATTAGATGGCTtttctcaaaacatatttttatcaaaagattgGTTCCATATATTAGTATTTCTCTCTTCAAGATCAAATTATGGTTGGGCAAGTGTCTGTGAATCATTAGATTCTCACAAGTATAAACAGAAACACATGTTTGGCAATGTAAAGGGAAATACATGCTCATTTTGAAGTGACTGTTATAATTTAAGCAAGAGTTTTATTCCTCTCAGTTTCATTTCTACAATCATGGCTACAAGACCAAACGTCTCTctgagggagggggggggggcatataaatatataaattgatctATGGATTTTTCGGATggccatataaaaatattaaattatttttagtaaaatagatGATTGAAAAAAGATGCATAGTTTGTTCAGAGTAAGATAAAAAAATGGGACAATACATTCATTCAACATTGAATAACAAATGAGATGCATTCAACAAATgcaaacaagataattcaaacaaACAAGACACATTCAACATTGCATAATGTATGAATATACATTGTGCAATGTTGTTCTCCACACTGATTTGCGGTTTGAGAGTTTTATACAGGTTTGAgtcattaattattacaattttaagaaatattttaaaatattaattgcaaacatttatttattatgtttttatacttttaatcaaCCTTATATTTGTTACCTTAAGTACTATCAATCTTAATAAAATgtacaacattaaaattttttattattattaaatatagagtatttttaatacttatttaatcatgattaaaaatattaaatttttgttatatatttaaaaattgtttcatttctagGCAAAGAGtactttttatgaattaaaatgagcGCCTGTATGGACTACCGGCATACTGCTTGAGGCCATCATGTGCAAGCACTTCTTTCTTTGCATCCATCCAAAACgggttaagaaaataaaacactttaGACACCAATAAATTTGAGAGTAAATAGATTCGATCTGCACAATATGCAGACTTagcattgtaataaaaatattgcccAAAATAAAGTTAAATCTCAATTCTATTCCCTTCAAAACGCGTGGATATTAAATTCACATAAATAAGAGAAATTGGGAAAAGAAAAAAGACGTCTggcaaaatgagaatttttttctctttcttgctTATGCCTTATagacattaattaaattacagatGTGTGAAAATCCTACGAAGATTGGGGGGAAGGGGGGGGGCTGGCTCTTCCATATATAAGCCCTTAGACCCACacccacacaaaaaaaataaataagagcaCAAGGGtatgttgttttttatatataactattcCTTGCATATAATTTTGGGGTTAAGTTTTCTAAAATCAGACATGGTTTTGCCTAAAAACTAAAGCGTGATTTATCACTCCTAAACATAGCACATGTCTCGTTTTTACAGGTAAATAAGATGCTATGTCTATAAAAGCAGTTCTACCAATATTTTGGGAACTGAAGATAACTTTggattattctttaaatgaacaggaacttgtaaaataaacaatcaacTGATATTGTCTAGCTGTAGtcaacacataaaaaaatgcaaaaaactgACCATGACCAAACtttattggttattattaataataacaacagGTTAATGTAATAAATGCtcataaattattcactttaaccagcttatttggttattattaataatgaccgtttagtattaataataaatgattattcaCATTGACCATaacatatatacaaattataagcATTTAACTATCAAAACTGAAAGGCCTCCAAATGCCTGTTCAACAAAACTATGGTGGCTGCCTGAAATGGATACGATTGCTtaattctctccccccccccgcATTCATAttaagtgtgattgattgaatactgTAGGGACATGCTTTCTTTATTTGATAAGCTCAGCCAGATGCACTTGGAGGACAGGGCGGTTTTCAGAGAACTCTCAAAAGATTCCAAATACACATGTGGTTAATAGCCATAAAGAAGTctatgttttcttttgaatatcagCGCTCTTAATAAGATGTGGTTTTTGAGGGGATTTCTGAAAGAGAAATGCATTCCAATATTATGAGGTACCCGAATTTGAATGAACTTAGGAATGGGAAgggtaaaatgtaaaaatttctatataatatcaAGTAAACAATTCTACAGTTTCActgaatttgaaatgtaattgcTGATAATTAATTCATGAATAATCACAATCCAaggtaatttttaatcataatttgcaATTACCTacaattaaaaacaagaattctTACCAAGAAGTATTAATCCAACATCTATAAGAACTCTCATGAATCGAGGATCTCCAATGTACCTGTAAAGCAGAaacatcataataataaataatataataagaattttggaCAACATCATATTCCTTTACTTTGCTTTGCTTTTTTACTCTCTATTTGTGTATATCACAATCTGAAAATGAAggtgaaaattgaatattaaagaaagtgtcctatttctgaatatatttttaacaatggcaaaaatgtatgattaaaatatttgaaaaaaattgaaacggctttaaattaaatctaacaataaaaacattgctATAGTTATGGGCCttatagttaaaatgtttttgtgatGTCTGAATCATTCAAAGCATTTGACTTTTacacaaaaatgttttacaaaacgCCATATTTTTATAGACTCTACTTAGAATTCAACCAGACACATAAATAATGactagaattataaaaaattatccatctttttttataatttaaaaagtaagtatttcattaagaaaaaaaaaaaaaagaaaaaaaatttaatggcattAGAATTATCACACGGCAGTTCTGATATTTCATTTAGTATCATCTTCATAACTTACTTTGTAACAAATTTAAGCAGCTGTAATAAGGATTCTCCTTCTCTGCCTGCCATGGCTGCTTTGATTGCACCTCTTCGGATGAGCTCCATCATCACACTAATAGTAATTTCAGGGTTATCTTTCTGGACTTTATCCtgaaagaaaagaatacatttaagagaactgaatttcaaatagtATTTCAGTGTATGTAaactgtttaataaataattattttctatacaaaTCAATTGATATCAAGTGTAAATCACatgcataataattattttaatgaatacataTGCATTACCAAGTAAAAGAATCAACTAATTTCTTGAAGATAGAATCTCACAAACTATCACGTACCTGAATGCTTTTCATTTcactttacataaattttttaaaggggggggggaactatgtattttttattaatgttgctttaatgatatttttagatatttaatagcAGTTCATATTACCATTATATTGGTTTTACTTGAAAAGCATaagacaaatttatgaaattagaataaCACTGTTAATTGAAGCAAAATTTGCTTAATATCTTTCTAAAAACAGAGCAATGATAAATATTagcaaataattaagaattatgaaAGTGCTCAAaagatcaatgaaaaaatattaattttttaatgggaACCGTACATTTAATAGTGTTTATGCTCagaatattaagtttttatttgatcGTCATAAGCTTTATAACTTATGCTGCTTTgcaagaagaattttaataaaatttgcatattcagaaataaaagtgttttttaaccACAAATGATGGTCTTATAGAccaattatattaaagaaagaatcaatatgcaatttttaaaaagaaaatgtttataataaattcctttttataattatagttattttcatttaaagaaaatgaaatgggaacaaaattatatatgttaaatgCATTATTCAGCTTTCatgaaaaaactaataaaaaccagtgaaataaattaataatttcacactttaaattaataataatataacttattattctataacagtaaaaaaaaattaaatgaatgagaCATTATCTAGTTGCACATGTTGTCTGAcaacatacaaaatattattaacattaaggcacactgaaattatttttttaacacagattattaaaatagttacttaaaaattatttttaaagcactttttttttttgacataatgcatttttatgaacatttttcaaatctCTGGTTTTACAGTCCtttgaaattggaattttaattaaaattaatctgtacATAATTAACATTAACAAGCAGAATGAAACATGCAAATTATTTTACACTTACTCATTACTTAAatcattattctatgaaatagTTAAATCACAATATACAAGTATGTTTTATGTTgatcatttaattcattattcaatcaatcaattaaacatactatggaataaaaaaatttcatactttaacaATAACATATACACACAGAAATGAAAGactttaaacatatatatatattatatatatatatatgtaagctaATAAGCAAGATGATTTACTTTAATAAACCTTACTTTCAAAACTGTATCTAGAGCTTTGGTAGATTCAAAACTTCTCAAgtaattttcatattgtttataaattttctttttcttttcaggaacAACAACATCACTCTAAaacgaacaaaaaaaatcaatcaataacaTAAGAAGTTCATTATGAAAAAATGACAAGGAAATATATCCACAATATAATCCAAGaacattaaaatatcaacaacaaaataatttgactttaaaaaaaaatctaatgacaTTAAGAACAGTGTAATAAATACTGGTATGATAATAATTatgcaagtaaatattttaataatatagatttGATCAGCagtatattttctgaagttacaATTGAAACAATAAGTAACTCatcagattgaatttttattggcctttgttttaaaacttcattagtagttgtattaatttttagaatttaaaaattatttttaacttctacaatgaatttattttatatttgtctcaaaattcaaaatttagatggAAGTCACTTGGGAAGAAAtacatttggttaattaattgtaaaacaaGTAACatgcatttgtaataaaattttttccagttCCTCATATGAGCCactttcaacttaaaataatacctttcttgaaaatcattaatttggaaaaaaaaaaaaaaaaaaagcgttatgttagtaattttaataatttgatatttattaaaatgttcttttaaataattaaaaaaaactcggtaatttttataaaataacatgatCTAAAACTGATTTACAACTAAAGGTTAACAGATCAaatgaaatgttcaaaagcaacaAACTTTCagatattaaagttaaaaatgaataattttatcaaaaaataacatAAGAACTATCAGACAGTAAGATAGACATAGATTCTATCAGAAATTGATCACTCATTATGACTGGCCTGGTAGTTCCAGTGTTAAGATAAATATAagttatacttatatataaaagaaagtatatgaaataataacgaaatttattttacatcagTAGGCTTGAAATCTGTTCCATATAAGCGATACTGATAGAAAGTACTTTTTTTCTGCTTAGTTTCTTCTGGTGCTTTTGATGGTTTCATATGTCTCAAGGAAAACAATCCATCTGTCATTCCCACACCAACAGCTTTATCATCAggcttaaaaaaacataataaataaataaaaatacaaaactgaTATAGGGAAATTTCggatatgatatatatatatatatatatatatatatatatatatatatatatatatatatatatatataatctttttatttcttaaataaaataaaaatatagacaaatGCTAAAAAGTAAGACAGaggaaatcttaaattttatgttaacaaCAATAGTAAATGTAATGATTGGATAATATtagattcagaaattttattgaattagaagtaataatcagaattcagtttcaaagaaaataactgaatataagacatgtataaacatttaaatcatttaggATTTTAAATCAGTTAGGATTAAATATTTGTGCTTCATTCAAGTAAtacagtataataataataataaacagttaTTTAAATACTAGAGCTTGATCTACAGAAAATATAATCAttcctttctttatatataacaTCATAAAATCTCTACTTAACTTTCTATTGATTACAATCAGGCttctcttaagaaataaaaatattcagaattcagcaatattgaataattcaataatttaagtggtaaataaaatataaaaaaaattatatacatttttttgtattaaaatgtcaaataattaatgaacatagTAACATAAAGTGCTAAATAATCCCTCACCATCCCActtcttttttaaagaagttgTGATGGGTTAATATactagttgaaattttttttttctctccttcctttttgctattttttaacattttctctttCATCACTTATTCTCTATGTTTTTCTTTCATCACAATGTTCtctattttaaatctacaattaaaCTCATAATTATACATTTCAAACCAGAATGAAAATTAGGCATTTTTATAGTAGGTAAGACTTTTTATAGAACAAAGGAAAAtgtcaatgaaaatataattttttttttttggaaattacatTTATCTCACATAAATACTTTTGTTTCTCAAAGTTACTGTGGAACTTTTAAaacaacacaaatttaatttttacaaaactcGTATAATCTCACAATGTGCTGGATTAAAAAGTTATTGGTGACTGTCCAATTTGGAAAcagattttcaaaacttatttgaaTAAGCAGAATGTTTCCAATGTTATTGTTTAAATGATAGCTATGAGCTTCTAAAATAAACCAACAACGAAAAAGGCCAGGACAAGACATAAAAGTGTTCCaaagataaaagttataaattttcattgaaaattcggaatattttttaaaactttttgcccccatctaaattattttgaagctcACAAATAAACCACCATGAGAATAAACACCACATAGtgaatctaaattaaaaactatagatTTGAATTAGGAATGACTATTGTAATGGGCATGTATTTAACAGAAGAAAGAAAGATGtagaattaaattcaatattctttCTAATACTTTTGACATTTGGAgagcattaaaatatatagaaccACTACACCAACTTGAAAATTATGACTGATGATAGCATCCTATAACTTTGCCTCGGCAATAGCACATGCAAGAAGGAATATTTGTATTCAGAGACTGGTATCCAAATAGTGTGAATGGAAACATGagatttatactttaaaaaaaaaaaaaaataatcatattgtcTGAACATGAatctatttcaaaagattctCATATTTGCTTCCAATTACAGAACAGTGCCTGGTGGGtaccaattattttatttacactataagatcattaacaattttatcttcatttgtaAATAAGTACTTGTCACcattaaatatagttaattttatctGAAGTTGAATTTTGTCTTCATATGTatgatttaaaattggaaataacaGATATTACAATGAAGTCTAAATTACAATACTAAAAAACTCATAATACTTTGTGATGTGAAACTGAAACACAAATGAACCATTTTCTATATTCAGTAATGCAGATAAAtcaatattaatgaaagaaaacttaatCTAACTTAAACCTTACATATCAActatcatttctaaaatattttaagcaaatcattatataagagcttttatgaagtttaaagctaattagcagaaaaaggagaaaaaatgtaaatatttgtaaaactgaaaaattggacaaataaaatcaaaacaacaaaaaatatacattacaagatgctgaaaatattatacaattaatcATGCATACAATTGTgagtaaaaaaaaactcaacatgcacatatcaaaatttcacatgaaattttttaaaattacaataaatccCCAGACATTGCAAACTTGATCAAAAATATCATGGTTTCAGAATTCAAGTAAAAGCTCAGAATCAATATGAATACTTGAAAGCATCATGATAAAACTTTAGTGAATCATATTTCttcaatacattaatttaaaagtaatgagTATAAATTATGAGTTTGGAATTGTTGACAATATACAAATAAAGTTATTGATTCAATCTGTAAATGTTCAAACTAAATAAAGCTATCATCATcattaagaaaaagcaaaataattgacAGAATTCATTATTTCTCCAATTAGTCGAAAATGATACATTATATtagagaagaaatatttcaacataactttatcacaatgttttaaaaaaaaattctaatcccATGAATTCAGCAACAATAGGAAAAAAGGTTTTAGCTATTTGGAATATGTCACATACATAATGcatttgtttgtaattttgaatttacaatagatacaaaaacatcaaaaaatagataaacttttaatttaataacaccACAAATTCAAGGGAAAAAGTTAAGAATTTCATGTGCAGAAAAATATGTACGTAGTAATTAAAtatcaacaattaaattttttttccagaatgaaagaattttagaaataattaaataacattttcattacatataaaaactaaatactaTATAGAAACTAAAATAACTTACAGCAACTGCAATGCTTAAAATTGGTGATGGATAATTCAGTGTATGAACAACTTCATATGATGTTACATCATATATTTTGATGTGCCTgtaaaaaagtttcatattatgaaattatatagtaaagagattaacaataataaaaacttaatactgtcagaaatgttttattaattaaatatattctcatgcaatttacaaaatttcatggattattaaatactatattagtaaaaataatcttCAGAACAAGgcactatttaaatatatacatctctacaaatttagaaattaattcaagaCATAAAACACAGAAACTCAGACCCAACACATACTAAAGATAATACTTTCACATCAGGAATGATTATGACATTCTTATCTCATACGTGTTGCAATAATTCTTAATAGAACTTTTGCTAACaatctgtagattttttttcatattacagtgaaaaaaaaaattcatatcaaatattgaaaacgttgcaatttcataaataaatgaaaactattattacTGTAACAAGcctaaattgttcaaaataaaatacaaaaatttcatataaaatatagcCATTTATGTCTTTTAGATAAAAGTTATCATTCAAGTAATCACATACaagacaaaactttttttaaagtactaaCTGTCAgtgtgtttgaaataatttatagataatatgctAAGGAAATACTAaagtacatatatttatataaaaaaaggatggCAGATACAttattcttattgaataaaataataatgaatgagtTTGCTAAAACAGTGGATAAgtttacaaacttaaaaaaaaaaaaaaaaaagaatcatgttAATTTTATTGTCCAATATctcactttattaaaatataccatATGTAGATAAAATCTGTATAGtttttgatatttgattaaaaaaatttttgatattaataacagTATAAAATATCAGATGTATTATAGAATCAAGTTTAcatgaaaataagtttataatataCACTATACCTATCTAATGATCCAGACATTAAACGCCTTCCATTACTTGCAAAACAAAGAGAAGTGATAGTTTTATGGTGCTGAATCACTTGTGAAAGCAATCTTCCTGCAACTGGATCCCAAACCTTCAAACTTGTCCCACCTGAAATATGAAGATCCTTATAGAatacctcaatttttttttttagaaaaataatctatgaaaataacTTAAACATCATGAAAGTTCAAATGATGAGaaagcaaattttgtttt includes the following:
- the LOC129969558 gene encoding U3 small nucleolar RNA-associated protein 15 homolog, with amino-acid sequence MTEFKPLEVFEYPRSGVQITEENLYWKNLGFPCAFKEFGAIDYIDFSSQEPYNAAVTCSAKVQIYNTANNKHQSSFSRFKQAAYGGVFRKDGNLLVAGSEDGFLRLFEVKMSRLLRIFKGHKAATHRCNFTSDGVHILSFSDDKTVGLWDIPTETKLKSFEEHKDYIRAGAVSQSSQDLFISGSYDHTVKLYDARTGSSVMTVDHGVPVESVLMFPSGGLFISAGGTSLKVWDPVAGRLLSQVIQHHKTITSLCFASNGRRLMSGSLDRHIKIYDVTSYEVVHTLNYPSPILSIAVAPDDKAVGVGMTDGLFSLRHMKPSKAPEETKQKKSTFYQYRLYGTDFKPTDSDVVVPEKKKKIYKQYENYLRSFESTKALDTVLKDKVQKDNPEITISVMMELIRRGAIKAAMAGREGESLLQLLKFVTKYIGDPRFMRVLIDVGLILLELYGPKFNDPETRKMFQVLQDAVDNQVLYMQEMEEIQAVIQTILVSTYSQEDEEEMMLPKAISNTIPVQT